TTCTATTAAAGGCTGGAAAACAccacacaacttttaaaaacttaACAGATTTTAAAACCCTAGGCATCATACACTTGCTAACTTTGTAATGGCTACAGAGGAAAAACTGGGCTTCATAcactaaaggcctgttcacatgaaggacgataactataatgttttaataatcattctaattttaTGAGAATAGTgaccacaccacaactataacgataatgacAGAGAGGAATGATATCACATGAATcactttaaagtccccctgtggtgaaaatcaagtttttaatgttgtttatatgtctatgtggtgtttttaatatgctttaagacaaaccatgtgcaaattcataagtcaacaccattgctgagtattttctctttaaaactgcagtggtCTAAAaagcggtttgaaatcgctggtatttgtgatgtcacaaactaccttgtaaccaacgtgccggcgggctttagcatatcattaactgaccgcaAAAGGGAGTCTGaaaagaagccaggttatcctggtttatttttctgttgatatgaaaaatcgtgtagatttagcaatatagcgggtgtatgatgtatattacgatgttatgatgaactatatgcctttctccactgaggTTCTGAGGTGTTCGTAAGGAGGAGACGCGTGACAAATGAAATCCATATGTGTTCTATAATTgcctcaaaatatcaaacatgtattGATATAACCTGAAGCTAAAAAATTTGAGTTTGTGCCTATAATACACTACAcgattttctgtgaaatctgtcaacCCTGACTGTCCAAAATTTGCAGACTGGCTCTGACTTTTAGCAACTGGCATTGAGTCCTCCAGATTGCAAATCGGGGCAAACTTTTCAGTATTCCAGCCATTATTTAGATATATATTCTAATAatcaaaacatttgtgtttgaTGATTAGCAGAGGAAATCCACCCTAGTGTTTGATcatcataatttttttctgaagtcCTTGTTGATTCTCACCTTTAGCCTCATTTTGCTGTGATATGTTTGAACAGACCTGCAGTTGAAGCCGAAACATCTTCCCTACAAGTTGTGTCGTCAGTGGCAGGACCTGCTGTACCGCTTTACTGAGGCCCCCGCAGAAGACATTTCTCAAggtgttttttgtgtgttttagctTTTGCACACTTCACTTCACCTGAAAGTTTAAGTGTCtaacaaaaacacatctctttttCAGATGAACCATGTCTAATGttcaaaagaaatgttttttaccCCAGGTCAAAAGAACTTCAggtaatgaacatttttattagatgtttgtatctttaaagggatagttcacccaaaaatgaagactctctcacccttatgttgttccaaatttgtatgactttattttttatgcagaaactggaagaaaaaaaagaagatatgaAAAGAAGAATGTCTCAACTGTTTTATCCATACactgaaagtcagtggggtccaaaacattATTGTTCCCAATTAGCTTTTAACTATTTGGGCACTAAGAaattcctcaaaatatcttcttttttgttttacaaaagttagtatgtcatacaggtttggaacgacatgaggttgagtatatgtttttgggtgatctatccctttaagcccagaacacactttgtttttctctgtctattacaattgttgcttgtcagattgTGCAATATGACCACATAGAGATCTTGCGTAAAATCCAAGGCTCATGTGCAACGTCAAATGTTTTTCATGTCAGACAGTATACATCTTATCTAAGACTTTGGACTTGATTGACAGCATTTGCGTCTCAAGTCATTTGGCTTTGGCAGTGGAGGTCATGATATGGGTTGCTTATTCTCCAGAGCGATCATAACATGAAGGGACCTAAAGAGATTTATGCTGCATGTCAATCATAGACAAACAAAATCTTGCAGCTGCTTGTTTTttgatatattaaattaatccCGATTTGTTCCCTTAAATTTCAACAACTGTACATTcttcaataaaaaaacaatagttATTGATGGGGGAAATAAATGGATTTTATTTACATCCAGATTTTCTTAagcattttaatttagattagagttagattattttaataaatgtataaagtcATCTTGAGGCCCGCTTGGATGAGAACCACTGCTATAAGATGATAATAtttgttatgttgtgtaacatttttattttgtaatgtcaGATTGAAGATGAAGGAGTGTTAAAGTTGCTTTATGACGAGGCTAAGATGAATATCTTGGAGGGCCGTTACCCCTGTGACCCTGAACACTGGCTGACGTTGGGAGCTTTGTCCTGTGCTGTCGAGCTGGGGATTGGGCTGGATGACCAGGCTCTAACAGCGGCAATCAGGTGCCCTCCTCTGCTCCTATATCTTAGATTAAATGAGATTAATGTTAAGGTGTTCAGCTatcatttcttattaaaatttgaaaattaatttcAGTTCCCCCCGCCTTACTTAATGTTATTCCAGAGAGAAGAAGCTGTCCTCATTCCTTCCTGCCCACGCTGCGTTTGGAGGAGGAGGTTTTCTGTCCACACTGAGGGGGAGAGGAGGGCGGAATGCCGAGATGGAGCATAATCTCATAAAGGAGTATCGTTCAGTCTGCTCCTCTGCTGCCACTGGCCCCAGCCAGGAGCCTGTCGCTTTGATGCACCAGTACCTCAAGAGCTGCCACGCGCTGCCTTACTACGGGTATGATCGACACAAGTGGAAAGTTGTTTGCACATGGTGACTGAAGCttacatttgtgtatttttgcatTGGCAGATGTGCTTTCTTCATGGGTGAGATAGACAAGCCAGCCCAGGGCCTCCTTCACAGAGGTGGCCGTAAGGCTGTGAGTGTGGGCATTAGTCTGGAAGGAGTGTATGTTATGGATGTGAAAGAGAAGCATGTCCTCCTGGGTCTCAAGTTCAGTGAGCTGTCCTGGGATCACAGCTATCCAGAGACAGAGGGAGACTCGCATATACTCTGGCTGGAGTTTGACGGAGAGGAGGCTGGCGTGCATGTCAATAAGTTATTAAAAATTTATTCAAAACAGGTGAGCACACAATTGATGAATAATTAGTAATGTTATATTTGACAATGTAAGCaagcatatatttaaaatgctttgGATTATagctataaaatattaaaatgcagtaaaattaaaggcatagttcacccaaaaatgaaaattatcccatgatttattcaccctcaagccattctaggtttatatgactttcttttttcagacgaacagaatcagagatatatttaaaagtattctTGCAGTTTTaaggcaaaaaaaaatgcatccatctatcattaaagtaatccatacggctccaggggattaataaaagccttctgaagcaaagcgatagGTTttagtaagaaaaatatccatatttaaaacttaattaactataactataacatAATAACGAAcgtggaagcgcagaggatagaacaaaacaaaacaccggtcatgaattagaagtgtaaaatgagaatttttaaagagcgatgtcagaggatttcgatttAAGAGATGAGGAGGCGCCTTAACTTACGCTACTCCTATATCCTATGTCATAACATTGCGTCACAGGTTACTCTTGTGGTGCAAGTCGGCTTGCACAATATGCGTACAgtcatctgccggaagctagttatttgaatttataaagttttaaatatggatatttttctcacaaaaacacatcactttGCATcaaaaggtctttattaaccccctggagttgtatggattatttttatgatggatggatgaattttttgggcttcaaaatctgccTTTCCCcccccccttcactaccattataaagcttggaagagccaggatatttttaaatatatctctgattgtgttcgtctcaaagaagatagtcatatatatggcttgagagtgagtaaatcatgggatacttttcatttttgggtgaactatcccttttaagttctttttatgtttaaaattaattataacaattatgaattattttataaataaatatgaattaaagtATTTCTGTGATATACTTGTGCATTACATAACAATATACTTTTTGTTCTCTAGGCCGAACTTATGAGTGGACTCATTGAGTTTTGTGTGGAGTTACGCTCTGTTGGTGAGTCAGCAGCCGCGGGTACTGACGGTGAGGTCACGCCATCCCAAGAACCTGCGGGTCAGGAAACCAATGAGAAGACTCGAGAGCGACGACAGGGGAAACTGCGCAGACAGAGCAGCGTGGTCTGTAGTCGAGTCCATACACTCAGCACCATCAGCTATGTTGATGACGGTGAGGGACTaaaattgtgttcatttgttaTGCCCATTATCATCTGCAACAAAAAGCTCATTTTAATTTACCGCTATTGTTCCAGGAAAAGAGATTAAACGTCTAAAGCCCAAAAGAGCTGCTTCTTTCTTCACGCGACAGGCGCAGCCTCCCACTTACTCGGCTGTTCAGGTGACTGAAAGTTTAGAGCAAGGGTGAGCCCCGGCTTCAACACTGCCCTCTTATGCCCAGTGACCAAACCTACATCTGTCCATTGAGATCCTTAGAGACGCAGTGCAAAATCACCTGAATGGACAGATCGGACCAAGATCACAGACTGAAGAGCTGAACCACTATTTATAGATGATTTGAGCATTATGTCACAGTTTTAAGTTAATGTGTTCTTCGTtggctgtttaaaaaaaaatgaatgtgaaatttGCTTCAGTTATGCTTTTCCAATTGTTAAACTAATTTGAAGACATTATGGTGCAAATGCAAGGCTATGAGACGATCTGAAAGTTCAGTTTAGGTCGCGGTTCTGAATGTAGGTTCTACTATGCAACCACCAAACCAAACTACATCAAGAGTACAGCAGTCCAGCACTTTGTACTTCCATGCCACTAATACTGCTAAAACTAGACCTGCTGCACCAAAACAAACAGCCAATGCCTCTAGTATAGGACGATCACTCCTATTCGCTAAACCAGGGCTGCAGTCTGTGGCAACGCATTACAAAGACAGCATAGAGTGAGATTATGACATTCTGTGCTATTTGTCTACTGAATGTGTGTATTGTGTTGGCTGTCTGTTTACTATAGGGCTTATTTGCATATGCTGACCTTTACTGAGCAACAaggtcaaaatgattttttcgtgtgtgtgttcactggtGACCAAAGTTAAATCATGACACAACATGTTGAGTGTTCACTACCTTGTTGCTCTGGCGAATCATGCCTTTCTGATGGGGTGCAATGTAATGCCCTGCTGAAAACAATCCAggtctgtgtttttaaagcaGAGAAAACTTTAATTAATACATCAAATAACCAGTCATGTAGGTGCTTGATCAATCAGTGATGTATGTCTGCTATTTGTATTAAGTAATGCTTTTCAAACAGTGTATGAAACCCTAAGCATTGTACTGTATTTCCAGGCTTTCAGAGCTTGAATGTACTATTTgaaatgtgtctgattttttagTAAAATATTGTCAACGCAGGGCCTGACATTAATGTTTGTTCAGGACAATTGCAAAAAATGTCAAAGGAAGTTGTTCGATTTGGTAACTAAAGTGTCATGCTAATTGTCAGGTGTCATAGTTTATCTGATCGTAACGTCTGGTCCTCAGTGTCCAGTTACTTGCCCTGTGGCATCATCACCAAGCAATTCAAGGTTTTACCATCTGAATTGTGCATAATTACTAAATTATTGAATTTATGTTCATTATGCATCCTGTTTTGGAATTAATATCAATGCACTGCTGTTTTACAAGTGACAAACATTCAGGTACCTGTAAAAgcttaatgtcaagccctgcattAACAGGTCTTCAG
The DNA window shown above is from Ctenopharyngodon idella isolate HZGC_01 chromosome 10, HZGC01, whole genome shotgun sequence and carries:
- the frmd8 gene encoding FERM domain-containing protein 8, encoding MERDDGDFLPEPSEDSHSQRGSVASSVTRAQDLLVYLASDSAVHLTLEGLGCMNAQELGRNVREALNIPNSAVDVFAFWFCSPLLDLQLKPKHLPYKLCRQWQDLLYRFTEAPAEDISQDEPCLMFKRNVFYPRSKELQIEDEGVLKLLYDEAKMNILEGRYPCDPEHWLTLGALSCAVELGIGLDDQALTAAIREKKLSSFLPAHAAFGGGGFLSTLRGRGGRNAEMEHNLIKEYRSVCSSAATGPSQEPVALMHQYLKSCHALPYYGCAFFMGEIDKPAQGLLHRGGRKAVSVGISLEGVYVMDVKEKHVLLGLKFSELSWDHSYPETEGDSHILWLEFDGEEAGVHVNKLLKIYSKQAELMSGLIEFCVELRSVGESAAAGTDGEVTPSQEPAGQETNEKTRERRQGKLRRQSSVVCSRVHTLSTISYVDDGKEIKRLKPKRAASFFTRQAQPPTYSAVQVTESLEQG